Proteins from a single region of Theobroma cacao cultivar B97-61/B2 chromosome 10, Criollo_cocoa_genome_V2, whole genome shotgun sequence:
- the LOC18587217 gene encoding disease resistance protein RPM1 — MSKSPWPPYPPCATDLCTNPACWSHGHKFTWPELVRKNGQVAKSTIEKDNPEVTVRILPPGRGGFSDFAAIVFMFSLTITAMLSMSLLLILPGVHGFLALNLVQFILTMPKHLKSCFLYLGMFPEDYAVNCARLVRLWIAEGFVKQRDGATLEEVAREYLTELIHRNLVQAELLDYDGVVRNCRVHDLMHEVILSKADELNLMQTSAKNIQCPNQTARYLSIKDESNNVSRSGGCSKTHSIIFCEVNEFPKSLLSSLFVNFILLKELDFEGVPLNYLPEELGNLLHLKYLSVRDTKVKMLPKSLAKLRNLGTLDLKRSLVRELPVEINKLSNLQHLIAYSEDYDTRQGLKIRGTLRSLNSLEKLYYVDMNAQNNFGFIRELGSLKHLRKLGITNLKSEGGNALCNAIEHMSYLESLDVISVKENELLQLQSMSSPPLLLHCLRLQGRLEKLPDWISELKCLVRIRLFWSQLSDIPLKQRNKNITLT, encoded by the exons ATGTCTAAATCCCCTTGGCCACCTTACCCACCTTGCGCTACCGATTTGTGCACAAATCCTGCTTGTTGGTCTCATG GACATAAATTCACATGGCCTGAATTGGTTAGAAAGAATGGGCAAGTAGCTAAATCAACTATTGAAAAGGACAATCCTGAAGTTACCGTCAGGATATTACCACCAGGAAGAGGTGGATTCTCAGATTTTGCTGCAATCGTGTTTATGTTTTCCTTGACGATAACGGCAATGTTATCAATGTCCCTACTGTTG ATATTGCCTGGAGTACATGGATTTCTTGCATTGAATCTTGTTCAATTCATTCTGACAATGCCAAAGCATCTGAAATCTTGTTTCTTATACCTTGGCATGTTCCCAGAGGATTATGCTGTCAATTGTGCAAGATTGGTTCGACTGTGGATTGCAGAGGGGTTTGTAAAACAACGAGATGGTGCAACACTAGAAGAAGTTGCAAGAGAATACTTGACTGAGCTCATACACAGAAACTTGGTTCAAGCAGAATTGCTTGATTATGATGGTGTGGTTAGAAACTGTCGAGTCCACGATTTAATGCATGAGGTCATTCTTTCCAAGGCAGATGAACTGAATTTGATGCAAACTTCAGCCAAAAATATACAATGTCCTAATCAAACAGCTCGATACCTCTCAATCAAGGATGAATCAAACAACGTGTCAAGAAGCGGCGGTTGCTCAAAAACTCATTCAATCATCTTTTGTGAGGTAAACGAATTTCCCAAATCTTTGCTCAGTTCATTGTTTGtgaatttcatacttttgaaaGAATTAGATTTTGAGGGAGTTCCATTGAATTACTTACCTGAAGAATTGGGAAACCTCttgcatttgaaatatttaagtgtaagAGATACAAAAGTAAAGATGCTCCCAAAGTCCTTAGCTAAGTTGCGCAACCTAGGAACTTTGGATTTGAAACGTTCTCTTGTGCGTGAATTACCAGTTGAGATCAATAAGCTCTCCAATTTGCAACATCTTATAGCTTATTCTGAGGATTATGATACTCGACAAGGGTTGAAAATACGCGGTACTCTTCGAAGTTTAAACTCCTTGGAAAAGCTTTATTATGTGGACATGAATgcacaaaataattttggttTTATTAGAGAGTTGGGAAGTTTGAAGCATTTGAGAAAGTTGGGAATCACTAACCTAAAATCAGAAGGTGGGAATGCTCTGTGCAATGCCATTGAGCATATGTCTTACCTCGAATCACTGGATGTTATTTCAGTAAAGGAGAACGAACTTCTCCAATTGCAATCAATGTCATCTCCTCCCCTTCTTTTGCATTGCCTTCGGCTTCAAGGACGTCTGGAAAAGTTGCCTGATTGGATTTCTGAACTAAAGTGCCTAGTTAGGATTCGATTATTTTGGTCACAATTGTCAGATATTCCACTCAAACAGAGGAACAAGAACATAACTCTAACATGA